The following proteins are encoded in a genomic region of Bacillus sp. Marseille-Q1617:
- a CDS encoding DUF3900 domain-containing protein, translating to MDFTIQHLSFYLIQVDGKGEEADKHFKHFQTLSTEQYEESHLKTFLDGELTKIVKRKVDRHAKSDSSPTKIGRFIVEPGHELTSNPNYNLFHKTRFAEDKETFREACDQIVQMYIETSAIRGGALLVATAKLTKFFDDPFVFIMKCDFEPKVARITDASTLIHNVEMAITTKNMKSIQYPYMPEEGMMDSAELKIHQASHARYFEDFLKWVEYEKSMPEIVKSQVYGMVKEHIEESYVEESEERVEFEQAMEEWAISPKRELQERFTTEQVVEATSQIVEQSPEVELKVKLDHVSVKALLSDFGDSIHLAKVNGKYILMIESESVMFEKGFSPLEFLKPDDLHEVIQRIESKE from the coding sequence ATGGATTTTACGATTCAACACCTTTCATTTTATTTGATTCAAGTAGATGGAAAAGGCGAAGAAGCAGATAAACATTTTAAACACTTTCAAACACTTTCCACAGAACAGTATGAGGAAAGCCACCTGAAGACTTTCCTGGATGGAGAACTGACAAAAATCGTAAAAAGGAAGGTTGATCGTCACGCCAAGTCGGATTCATCCCCAACGAAAATCGGACGGTTTATTGTAGAACCCGGCCACGAATTAACTTCAAACCCAAACTACAATTTATTTCATAAAACGAGATTTGCGGAAGATAAGGAAACATTCAGGGAAGCTTGTGACCAAATTGTTCAAATGTATATCGAGACGAGTGCGATTCGGGGTGGAGCTTTATTAGTGGCGACCGCTAAACTGACTAAATTCTTCGATGATCCATTTGTCTTCATTATGAAATGCGACTTTGAACCAAAGGTGGCGAGAATTACAGATGCATCCACTTTGATTCATAATGTCGAAATGGCCATAACCACCAAAAATATGAAATCAATTCAATACCCTTATATGCCTGAAGAAGGAATGATGGATTCCGCTGAACTGAAAATCCACCAAGCTTCACATGCCCGCTACTTTGAGGATTTCCTTAAATGGGTAGAGTATGAGAAATCAATGCCCGAGATTGTGAAGTCCCAAGTTTACGGCATGGTGAAGGAACATATTGAAGAATCATATGTAGAAGAAAGCGAAGAGCGGGTTGAGTTTGAGCAGGCAATGGAAGAATGGGCAATCAGTCCCAAACGGGAGCTGCAGGAAAGGTTCACAACTGAACAAGTGGTGGAAGCCACCTCCCAGATCGTCGAGCAATCACCTGAAGTCGAGCTTAAGGTAAAGCTTGATCATGTTTCTGTAAAAGCTCTTCTTTCGGACTTCGGTGACAGTATCCATTTAGCAAAAGTGAACGGCAAATATATCCTTATGATCGAAAGCGAGTCGGTGATGTTCGAAAAAGGGTTTTCACCGCTGGAATTTTTAAAACCAGACGACCTTCATGAAGTGATCCAAAGGATAGAATCAAAAGAATGA